CAATTCAGAGTTTTATGTGTGAAATCCAGGTATGTCATGTTGTGGATTGCTTCTTTAACTGAAGGTGAACGTCGCAGTTGTTGGAAAGAATCCACACTCTGTAACAGAGCAAAAATCCCCAAGAAAGTTGTCGTTGTGAAGAGGTCTGTAACTttgcatttgatttttccatcttGGCTCATTCTCAACTGTTCCAGATTTGGATTCTTAAAGCCTTCTTCAGCATTTAACTAATTCCTTGTTGGTGGAAGGTGCTGGTATTGTTTCTCCACACATAAATTGATCTTTGTCATAAATCACTTTTATAATGAGAAAGCAGCTAGGACACATTGCCACGTCTTCTCCATTCTCCAAATCTTCCTTGGTGATGGCGAAGTTATCCCCACATGGGCAGGGGTAGAAATAAGTCTCCGAGTCCTTGTCATACTGAAAGTCCTCGATCTCCACCTCGTCGTGAAACACCGCCATTGTCACTGGGGTCAACCAAAGGGCTGTCGCCCCTGCCGTCCGACACCACCTCGGTGGGTCTAACTTCAATGGAGCCTGCCGGGGCTGGGCGCTGTCATCACACACCTACATGTTcttcttgagtgctcatggatcattctccaggatagattatatgttggatcacaaaacaagtctcaataaattaaaaaatattgaaatcatacatgtATATtcccaaccacaacagaatgaagctaggaatcaataacagagggagaactataaaattcacaaatatgtggaaattgaacaatatactcttaaacagcatgggttaaagaggaaatcacaagtgaaattaggaaatgtcttgtagcaaatgaaaatgaaaatgcatcatACCAAAacatgagatgcagcaaaggcagtgctgagagggaaatttatatctctaaatgcttacattaaaaaaagaataaagacttcaaatcagagacctaacttcaaaactggaagaactagaaaaagaagagaaaactaaatccaaagtcaTCAGGATGAAGGAAATAGCAAAAATTAGggctgagataaatgaaataataacaataataataataataataataaacaaaacaatagaatcaacaaaacttgTGAGgccactaggtgaatggatcttgaggacagcattttgagtgaaataagccagaaacaaaaagacaaacattgtaatgcctcactaatacggactaactataatgtgcaaactctgggacttgaatcttagagcacagattatcaggggaaggcttattgtaaagatccctagattgtaaactcttacagcagtcacatctaatcCTGAGTTTTAAcggctatctctaaattctgagatgttgcgctctttgtgtacaacccggtcagtctctggaacttgaggtatttgtgtgacacctgagactcagagctagagttcagcagccatgaatgtcagtattaccccagatagcaactgtttaaaaagcttagacttcaattagagatatgaatgaagggaatctggttaggactaaggcaaatcagactaaacggtaaaggatgatattgactgtgtttaaaacttcaacttctgtgtgagaccaaagaaagagatgtttatttggtgcaaaatctatattttctgtagcacactaaataatttaacttgtacggtcagtttattaaaacaccataattacatgaaactttgaataggagtgagagctggttggtttgtacaggttagtgtgaagccccaatagatgtattgggcagaaaataaaaatgtatttacaaagcctccttgagggactggggaaaaaatgtagaacTATTAAACATCTCTacatggggaattactgatattctcacagcattggggactacaaatttagaaggctgagcccttgatcttggggcttgtccttatgaaacttgttattgcaaaggaaaggctaagcctacttgaaattgtacctgagagtcaccccctgagaacctcttttgttgctcagatgtggactctttCGCTCTCTTAGCCcacgtggcaggtgaactcactgccctgctgcctacatggaacatgacttccaggggtgtaaatcttcctggcaatatgggacatgattcctggggatgagactggacctgtCATCATGGGAGAGagagtcttcttggaccaaaagggggaagacaaattaaacaaaataaagtttcagtggctgagagatttcatatggagtcaagaggtcattctggaggttattctttttttttttttaaataaacaaagttgattttttttgtttttttgttttttttaaataattcaatgttattgagatatattcacataccctgcagtcataaaaagcataccatcagttgttcacagtaccaccaaatagttgtgtgtccatcaccaaaattaatttttgaacattttcattaccacacacacaaaagtaataagaacaaaaattaaagtgaggaagaacaattaaagtaaaaaagaacactgggtgtttcccctcccccccacacacactttttctactcatccattcatacactggacaaaggcgaatgtgatccacatggctttcccaatcacactgtcacccatcataagacacatttttatacaatcgtcttcaagattcaagggttctgggttgtagtttgatagtttcaggcatttactgctagctattccaatttattagaacttaaaaagggttatctatattgtgtgtaagagtgcccaccagagtgacctctcagctccttttggaatctctcagccactgaaacttatttcatttcacatcccccttttggtcaagaagatgttctccatccaatGGTGCCAGGTCcatattcctccctgggagtcatattccaccttgccaggggtatttacacccctgggtgtcagatcccacataggggggagggcagtgatgtcatctgccaagttggcttagctagaaagagagggccacatctgagcaacaaagaggcattcaggaggagacccttaggcacaattataagcaggcctagcctttcctttggaGTAACAGTCTTCGCAAGTCCCACTATTGAGAGCTCagcccattaaaccaccagtccccaatgtctgtgagcacatcagcaaccattgaggtggggaagctcaACACCCTTGCactctcccccagcaatgttcacattagtggtagcatatatttctctttttgtgcctggcttatttcgctcagcattatgtcttcaaggttcatccaagttgtcatatgtttcatgacatcgttccttcttactgctgcatagtactccattgtgtatatataccacatttcatttatctactcatctgttgaaggacatttgggttgtttccatctcttggcaattgtgaataatgctgctgtgaacattggcatgcagataccttTTCACTTCACTGCTTtgagatcttccaggtatataccgagaagtgcaattgctggatcaaagggtaactctatatccagttttctaaggaactgctagactgtcttccagagtggctgaaccattatacagtcccaccaacaatgagtaagagttccaatttctccacaacctctccagcatttgtagtttcctgtttgtttaatggcagacattctaattggtgtaagatggtatcttgttgtgttcttaatttgcatccctcTAATAGCCAGGGAAgtttacattttttcatgtgtttcttggtcatttgtattccccttcagagaactgtctcttcatatcttttgcccattttataattgggccatctgtaatattgtcattgaattgtaggttttctttatatatgcaagatatcagtcttttgtcagatacatggtttccaaaaaattttttcattgagttggctgcctcttcacctttttttgacaaattcctttgaggtacaaaaactTCTAggcctgaggagttcccatttatctattttttcctttgttgcttgtgctttgggtgtaaggtctaggaagtggcctccgaatacaaggtcttgaaaatgtctccctacattatcatctaggagttttatggcactgtcttttacattgaggtctttgatccactttgagttaatttttgtgtagggtgtgagataggggtcgtctttcattcttttggatatggatatccaactctcccagccccatttgttgaaaagactgttatgtccagatcagtggctttgggggccttatcaaagatcagccagCTGTAGATCTAGGAGTCTAACTCCAAATTCTCAATTAATTCCATTGATagatatttctatctttgtgccagtaccatgctgttttgactagtgtggctttatagtaagcttcaaagtcagggagtgtaaatcttcccactttgttttcttttttagagtgtttttagcaatttgaggcatcatctctttccaaataaatttgataactagcttttcctagtctgcaaagtaggttgttggaattttgattgggattgcattgaatctgtagatgagttggggtagaattgacatcttaatgacatttagccttcctatccatgaacatggaatatttttccatcttttaagatccctttctatttcttttagcagagttatatagttttctttgtataggtcttttacatctttggttaagtttattcctaggtacttgatttttttagttgttattgaatatggtatctttttctggagtgtctcttcatttctttcatttctagtgtgtagaaacattactgacttatgtgcattaatcttatatcctgctactttgctaaatttgtttattagctctagtagctgtatcatcgatttctcagggttttccagatataagatcatatcatccacaaataatgacagttttacttcttcctttctaatttggaagccttttatttctttgttttgctggatttccctggctagcacttctagcacaatgttgaataacagtggtgacagcgggcatccttgtctcattcctgatcttagagagtggaggctattcttatgtgttatatagatatcacttttaagtttttagtgtattggaatggctagaaggaaatacctgaaactgttgaactgcaacccagtagcctgatttttgaaggtgattgtataaccatatagcttacacagtgtgactgtgtgattgtaaaaaccttgtgactcaaactgcctttattcagtgtatggacagatgagtagaaaaatgggaacaagatttaaatgaataatatggtgGTGAGAGGATTGGATATTTTGGGTGCACtactttacttgtatttttatttttattttttggagtaatgaaaatgttcaaaaattgattttggtgatgaatgcacaactatttgatggtactgtgaacaactgattgtacactgtggatgattgtagggtatgtgaatatatctcaataaaactgaactgggaaaaaaagaatcaacaaaactgaaactTGGTTttatgaaaagatcaataaaattgacaagtctttagctagactgacaaggaaaaaaagagagaagatactgtgccggtttgaatgtattgtgtcccccaaatgccattatctttgtggtcttgtggggggcagacactttggtgctggttagatttggttggaatgtgccccacccagctgtgggtaatgattttgatgagatgtttccatggaggcgtggccccgcccattcagggtgggccttgatcagtggagctatataaatgagctgactcagagagagggaactgagcgcagctgggagtgatggtttgaagaggagcaagcttgctagaaaggaatgtcctgggagaaagccgttttgaggccggagctttggagcagatgccagctgccttcctagctagcagaggttttccggacgccattggccgtcctccggtgaaggtacctgattgctgaggtgttaccttggacgctttgtggccttaagactgtaactgtttagtgaaataaacccctgttttataaaagcctatccatctctggtgttttgcattctgcagcattagcaaactagaacagattttggtaccagagaagtggggtgcttttgctgctgagtttgcaaataccaaacatgttggagaggctttttaaatggataaggggaagattctggaagaattgtgaggcgcttgatagaaaaggccaaaactgctttaaagagactgtttatggaaatatggagtctaaagatacttcttcTGATGagaacttgagcagaaatgatgaatgcgttgttgcaaactggaagaaaggcgatctttgttttaaagtggcagagaatttggcaaaattgagtcctggtgtcagatggaaggaagaatctggaagcaacaacctggaatacttagctgaggagatctccagactatgtgtggaggatgtatcctggcttctccttgtagcttatagtaaaatgcgagtggaaagagataaacttagaactgaactcttgggttcaaagcaaccagaagctgatggcttggaaaattacgagcttccagggggtggaatcccagaagctacagcccaacatgaggatgtaaccaaacatggaacccagctgccatttcagtacaagccaagattggaaaaggagttaagcagaaaggatttgtggaaagtcctgttgtctaatggctttgacccctgtgtgcttcatgcaaagccaacagaatttttgtgagatctttatagacagagccattgccagtct
Above is a window of Choloepus didactylus isolate mChoDid1 chromosome 8, mChoDid1.pri, whole genome shotgun sequence DNA encoding:
- the LOC119543366 gene encoding DPH3 homolog isoform X2, with protein sequence MAVFHDEVEIEDFQYDKDSETYFYPCPCGDNFAITKDQFMCGETIPAPSTNKELVKC
- the LOC119543366 gene encoding DPH3 homolog isoform X1, with translation MAVFHDEVEIEDFQYDKDSETYFYPCPCGDNFAITKEDLENGEDVAMCPSCFLIIKVIYDKDQFMCGETIPAPSTNKELVKC